Below is a window of Rhodamnia argentea isolate NSW1041297 chromosome 11, ASM2092103v1, whole genome shotgun sequence DNA.
TCGAGGGTAGGATTCCACCCGAGATTGGTAATATCGCAGCTCTTCGGGTTTTAGATGTTTCCCGGAACAGTCTCATTGATAGGATCCCAAAAGAGCTATCTAATTGTCGGAACCTATCTGTTATTGTGTTGACCAATTTGGTCGATTATAGTTCGAGTAGCAATGGCTCGATGGATAGCCTCAGAGGGGAGTTCAATGCATTCGCAGGGGGGATTCCACATGAAATTTTCCTGCTTCCAAGTCTGCAGATTTTGTGGGCACCGAGGGCGAATCTTGGGGGGCGGTTCCCGACTAATTGGGGTGAGTCTTGCTCGCTGAGAGTCCTCAACTTGGGTCAGAATTATTTTGCTGGTGTGCTGCCTGAAGGCATGGCGGTCTGCAGAAAGCTTTCCTTCTTGGATGTGAGTTCGAATAATTTGATGGGTCCTCTCCCTTCCCCATTGCTGATTCCATGTTTGCTTTACTTCAACGTCAGCCAGAACAACTTAACTGGCGTTCTTCCCAAGTTTCTGCAAGGCAGTTGCACCGTTAACACGTTCTTCAGTGAAGAAATAGTTAATGCAGAAGATCTTCGGAATTCCGACTTGGTCATGTGGACTTCTAGAATGGGAATTTCTTCTGGGTCCAATGTAAATGGTACCTCTGCAGTGGTTCATGATTTTAGCTGGAACAAATTTGTTGGCCCGTTGCCTCAGTTTGTGTTGGGAGATGAATTTCTGGGAACTGATAAGAGATCTTCATACAGACTCTTACTGAATAACAACAAGTTCAATGGGTCTTTTCCTGTCAACCTAATCTCGAACTGCAGTCATCTTCTTAGCTTTTCGGTGAACCTGAGTGCTAACCTGATAGAGGGCACAGTTGATGAGGTATCGCATCTAGACTGTGAAGGGCTATCCGAATTTATAGCAGCAGACAATCAGATTAGTGGACCAATCTCTCCTAGTATTGCGAACTTCATGACGCTTCAAATTGTCGACATTCGAAGAAATAGAATACATGGATCTCTGCCTGGTCAATTAGGGAATTTGAAAAACGTCAATTGGATGCTTCTTGGAGGAAACAATCTAACTGGGGAAATTCCATCTCAACTTGGTCAATTAACTTCACTAACATTTTTGGATCTTTCTCAAAATGCTCTGACAGGATCAATACCTGCAAGTTTGACAAATGCCTCGAATCTTGTAAATTTGCTTCTTGATCATAACAGCCTCTCAGGGGAGATTCCTCAATCTTTTTCGGCCCTTCCCAATCTTGTGACTCTGGACCTTTCTTTCAACAATCTTTCTGGCCATATTCCACACCTTCAGCACCAGAGCGATTGCAGTTCTTTCAGAGGAAATATTCATCTGCTTCCTTGCCCAGATGCATATGTTACACCTCCAGCAGGGCTTCCAGTGCCGTTGGAAGTTAAAAGGTCTCATGGCCCCAAAAAACTAAAGCCTCTCATCATTGCGCTGGTAACTTCTGCTGCTATTATACTCAGCGTGCTAATAATTGTGGTCCTTGTCCTTGTCTTTGGAAGGAGAAAGCTTAGTCGACTTACTAGCTTGAGAAGGAAAGTGGTTGTTACCTTTGCAGATGTTCCAGCTGAAGTGAACTATGGTAGTGTGGTTAGAGCGACGGAAAATTTTAGCATCCGGTATCTAATTGGTACTGGTGGATTTGGCTCAACGTACAAAGCAGAGTTGGTCCCAGGTTTCCTAGTAGCTGTGAAGAGACTCTCTGTTGGTAGATTTCAAGGCATTCAGCAATTTGATGCAGAAATAAGAACTTTAGGGAGGATACGGCATAAGAACCTTGTTACTCTTATTGGGTATTACGTGGGAGAGACAGAAATGTTCTTGATTTATAACTATCTATCTGGTGGAAACCTTGAAACCTTCATACATCAGAGGTCTGGAGAAAATGTGAAGTGGCCAGTGATCCACAAAATAGCTCTTGATGTAGCACAGGCTCTGGCTTACCTCCACTACTCTTGTAGTCCCAGAATTGTTCACAGGGACATTAAGCCAAGCAACATTCTGCTGGACAAAGAGCTTAACGCCTACCTTTCAGACTTTGGGCTCGCTAGGCTCTTAGAAGTTTCTGAAACACATGCCACGACGGATGTAGCTGGTACGTTCGGGTATGTGGCACCAGAATACGCAACCACATGCCGGGTTTCTGACAAGGCAGATGTATATAGCTTTGGTGTTGTACTGTTGGAACTGATGTCTGGGAAGAGATCAATTGATCCCTCATTTTCTGAATTTGGGAATGGGTTCAACATTGTGGCATGGGCCAGGTTCCTAATAAAGGAGGGCCGTCCGTCTGAGCTATTCTCTACAGAACTACGGGAGGCTGGGCCCCTGGAAAATCTTACAGGGATGCTAAGGCTTGCATCAGTTTGCACAGCAGAGTCACTCTCTGTTCGCCCCTCGATGAAGCAGGTTGTCGAGAAGTTGAAACAGTTGAAATCTTGAGTTGAACAATGCTCATCGACTTTTTGTATTTAAAGGGGAGAAATTGGAGCCTCCTCTTACCCCAGTAAATTTTAATCAAGGTGAGTAGTTTTTGCAGACTATAAGTTTGATCTTACATTTAAAGGTAGTCCTGTCTATCCTACGATGATATTTCCCTTTTGTTAGTTCATTTAGGTAAAATAACTAACAAAAAGATGgtgatatttttttgtcatatcCTTGATCTAATATGAAAGTTGTCATGCTAATGTTTGCTCGATGAG
It encodes the following:
- the LOC115726444 gene encoding LRR receptor-like serine/threonine-protein kinase RPK2, with product MAIVVWLMAFSYSLAMSEAVALASSDDAMSLLSFKSSVSTDPSGLLSGWNDSTSHCTWYGVTCDRSSGRVVALSVGGSLTASCPLESQLNFTREDSYLAGELPEAIGDLTELRTLSIPYNAFSGEIPASIGKLRFLEVLELQGNNFSGVIPVQIRYHAFLRLVNLSCNSLSGSIPSGLIGYGRLDAVDLSNNQLSGGIEVDKSSDCKLLRHLKLSNNFLVNSIPPEIGKCINMRTLLLDGNILEGRIPPEIGNIAALRVLDVSRNSLIDRIPKELSNCRNLSVIVLTNLVDYSSSSNGSMDSLRGEFNAFAGGIPHEIFLLPSLQILWAPRANLGGRFPTNWGESCSLRVLNLGQNYFAGVLPEGMAVCRKLSFLDVSSNNLMGPLPSPLLIPCLLYFNVSQNNLTGVLPKFLQGSCTVNTFFSEEIVNAEDLRNSDLVMWTSRMGISSGSNVNGTSAVVHDFSWNKFVGPLPQFVLGDEFLGTDKRSSYRLLLNNNKFNGSFPVNLISNCSHLLSFSVNLSANLIEGTVDEVSHLDCEGLSEFIAADNQISGPISPSIANFMTLQIVDIRRNRIHGSLPGQLGNLKNVNWMLLGGNNLTGEIPSQLGQLTSLTFLDLSQNALTGSIPASLTNASNLVNLLLDHNSLSGEIPQSFSALPNLVTLDLSFNNLSGHIPHLQHQSDCSSFRGNIHLLPCPDAYVTPPAGLPVPLEVKRSHGPKKLKPLIIALVTSAAIILSVLIIVVLVLVFGRRKLSRLTSLRRKVVVTFADVPAEVNYGSVVRATENFSIRYLIGTGGFGSTYKAELVPGFLVAVKRLSVGRFQGIQQFDAEIRTLGRIRHKNLVTLIGYYVGETEMFLIYNYLSGGNLETFIHQRSGENVKWPVIHKIALDVAQALAYLHYSCSPRIVHRDIKPSNILLDKELNAYLSDFGLARLLEVSETHATTDVAGTFGYVAPEYATTCRVSDKADVYSFGVVLLELMSGKRSIDPSFSEFGNGFNIVAWARFLIKEGRPSELFSTELREAGPLENLTGMLRLASVCTAESLSVRPSMKQVVEKLKQLKS